A window from Primulina eburnea isolate SZY01 chromosome 2, ASM2296580v1, whole genome shotgun sequence encodes these proteins:
- the LOC140823400 gene encoding uncharacterized protein isoform X2 codes for MVIPPPSRPERLIKFLKPYVLRMHFTNKYVNAQVVHTPSATVASAASTQEKVLRMSMQKAQESTRDVAAAAKIGKILGERLLLQNIPAVTVFLKRDQKYHGKVKAVIDSLRDAGVKLL; via the coding sequence ATGGTCATCCCTCCACCTTCAAGGCCAGAAAGGCTAATAAAATTTCTGAAACCATATGTCCTGAGGATGCACTTTACAAACAAATATGTTAACGCTCAAGTTGTTCACACCCCATCTGCAACGGTAGCCTCTGCTGCCAGTACACAAGAGAAGGTCCTGAGGATGAGCATGCAAAAGGCACAAGAAAGCACAAGAGATGTAGCTGCAGCTGCAAAAATTGGAAAGATACTTGGGGAGCGGCTGCTACTTCAGAACATACCTGCTGTTACAGTTTTCTTGAAGAGGGATCAGAAATATCACGGTAAAGTTAAAGCTGTAATTGACTCGTTGAGGGATGCAGGAGTCAAATTGCTATGA